One window of Athalia rosae chromosome 2, iyAthRosa1.1, whole genome shotgun sequence genomic DNA carries:
- the LOC105688216 gene encoding cilia and flagella-associated protein 47-like isoform X2 encodes MNICQNKRSPSPTKMQMNEKGDDANVGGGLSPRYMEFKDALEGMTFRQLFIIQNMGKHPAHIRICAPNSIAFKIKTLQRGMFLSPGLRILRWVHYSYKRTSVLHTMIPIYINWNYIDYHVICTQATEKLSIEPSSLDFGLVDIGSTSGIKILTLKNDGGKTTRFAIDLGPNEIDLSIKPMRGLVHAHSKILLRVEVIGVEEGTLVGEFWIKSSRNIQVPVKVNIIIPRLVVYHPNTTGDFTLIDFPSTFAGTTRRDTLILRSLSAQVSNFVVLGEIDSDLIPIKNINVEKHPAFQVFSIHPHEGRMDPFEGRVFNIAFSPTIKVIKDLEELRKQGSQDFMVFVRIFRVHCTEVEDIIRKEIGMDDRVEEPFKKVQLLEPGSAESLALSENEAPEPPGYETVRLCLYGVTEEPRLNFVPDEYHFGDISLGETVGRELTISNPSPSISVVYKFVPTTGVRCQPTSGRINQKDSHQVLVTVIGNYNVKPPFKIAFDIIVKTCMANDAKPSFVTAKRCRILGWYNLVTPPVKDSLKKENNHQVVNASYFSDLNVEYALTPEEAEFRSRHHFYWSDYLRLRRTRKRATILKNPVVEYFEPITDCKDLMSAKLPKIKEISAAKTMLGKAAALKVVNKARDEMLVPLSPLQIYNVKIAPTVLAYDSVRSFVVIFVQEPYCLEISVIILMQVAPKSTNYRTLRVENLNAFPVMLRLISLVSKAISFPNGSLIILQPGEQTTKIVEYRAQRLGKFNTYIDYVINDNHSFAMTITANVVVKSLNLNVKQITFGKEYLPREAYQPSSLFVEIKNKLDANTSFLWDLRSNCSFSVYPMSGEVRGNRTLFAEVTYDPVSSKSSNTEAVMTSESGTWVNLKIDVVPKKPDVAFINETINLDRIPLNMATTINGVLHNAEFSEVTFQVDQSKLVCGCEVFPQHGIIPPRGIVILEVKMRFDACFKFSITVDVLVQKCLQLQMKLIGQVSYPMLKLSPETISMKRISVDAFATHLLTASNDGKTILKVEFLLDEYPGFNASLSPHREDPGIDSKGLTIAPGASVSIYLHFIPIDVASYAFYLPIVINEIIGPAALDGLKSIKPSDFLKPRESYYAHFPGIEITELPQIFPTVFVDCTVSGHVISFSQYIFSFDFASNKVEDKLQIFNETVQEVSFIIRIDDFTQLKSPFTITWISGVKPTFTSVSIFCTLQPQEEIIFLLEFKPFDYGKFKIEAPIFVRGELQGDIFSSLILSGRKLVSCIVSDKRELYFAPVPLGVETEQKLMIKVCRCENNHEIKAVVIKPKKLNGTYSDNCILVKFLKGNVITGNESNEELEVYVTFRSEFPVAFSTDIEFRVGDVAACSIRVCVIADNCILTTYGYLRGGIEHNGFTRPAERYSYPSISSRGENSSSLTKQEIAFEEHIDSATKRLSIQSGISGTSQKSFKNTEIRSGHSQNDENLENNYEGVSLNSKILSALPPVFDHYIKLSMTGYPYFPIIKSGETDSHSQRTLTAAEQWMFASGFKFNFYPSIVDGITGVMSGVCSITSTFSDRRKAHTVNQSFIDILVSLAGTDVLKYIGDPSEIPKNPMDRASYTLKLYENALKFLEVQGAFLPHVNPEFLLSYNDYLLNDPQGRSILADQLALESDTIVWPEKMLRDLFQARSKQYWLDVALQTFKTLVLQRVSLKNLKEITKVPWNQRDSSESGLESSTLSVLEYLASKESAQDGTRDKTEYSTEETLLLNWLDYHFERQQFEGWMMDDRVNPNPQARGDVIESRKVSNFESDLADGLVLIAVTAAHCSYLIPDHFKNIYITPRNVEEIHHNAICLTAAWRKIRLGFMITPAQITSPNCVQMVMLVTHLFRTLPTYLPSAKVQFCCPLSETLTRQISFTNATDYTVSYLFEFIGNEMNLFTAVTSKPVITLDAHGTGSFKIQFCARKIADTQAHIILCGSSIAPNFASNQVFILEGCTSYLGVINKYEFEKVLYKVCDETLKIPVPFEESAEYEISLSEEQPTTPG; translated from the exons ATGAATATTTGTCAGAATAAACGTTCACCCAGTCCAACCAAGATGCAGATGAACGAGAAAGGGGATGACGCAAATGTTGGTGGAGG ACTATCTCCACGCTATATGGAATTCAAAGACGCCCTGGAAGGTATGACGTTTCGTCAACTGTTCATCATTCAAAATATGGGAAAACATCCAGCCCATATTCGTATCTGCGCACCAAATTCAATA GCATTTAAAATCAAAACTCTGCAACGAGGGATGTTTCTTAGCCCAGGGTTGAGGATATTGCGGTGGGTGCATTACTCGTATAAGAGGACCTCCGTTTTACACACCATGATCCCTATTTACATCAACTGGAATTACATCGACTACCACGTAATCTGCACCCAAGCAACCGAGAAGTTATCCATAGAACCGTCATCTTTGGATTTTGGACTGGTAGACATTGGCTCCACGTctggaataaaaatacttACTTTGAAAAACGATGGCGGTAAAACTACCAG ATTTGCCATTGACCTGGGGCCTAATGAAATAGATTTGTCTATAAAACCAATGCGAGGACTTGTGCATGCACATTCTAAAATACTTCTTCGAGTTGAAGTAATTGGTGTGGAAGAAGGCACTTTAGTTGGAGAGTTCTG GATAAAATCATCTCGAAATATACAGGTCCCTGTCAAAGTTAACATAATCATACCGCGTTTGGTGGTTTACCATCCAAACACAACCGGTGACTTTACTCTGATAGATTTTCCCTCTACATTTGCTGGAACGACACGACGTGACACGTTAATATTGAGGAGCCTCTCAGCACAAGTTTCAAACTTCGTCGTTCTTGGAGAAATAGACAGTGACTTGATCCCCATCAAG AATAtcaacgttgaaaaacacccGGCATTCCAAGTATTTTCCATACACCCACATGAGGGACGAATGGATCCATTCGAAGGCAGGGTCTTTAATATTGC CTTCTCGCCAACCATCAAAGTTATCAAAGATTTAGAAGAATTACGAAAACAAGGTAGCCAGGACTTTATGGTTTTTGTACGCATATTCAGAGTTCATTGTACCGAGGTGGAAGAcataatta GAAAAGAAATAGGAATGGATGACAGAGTGGAAGAGCCGTTCAAAAAAGTACAATTGT TGGAACCGGGTTCAGCAGAATCCTTAGCGCTGTCAGAAAACGAGGCTCCGGAACCACCCGGATACGAAACTGTTCGCTTATGCTTATACGGGGTAACAGAAGAACCCCGTTTAAACTTTGTACCTGATGAATATCATTTCGGTGATATTTCATTAGGAGAAACAGTCGGTCGAGAACTCACGATATCGAACCCATCTCCTTCTATCTCGGTTGTATATAAGTTTGTCCCAACTACCGGTGTCCGTTGTCAACCTACATCTGGGCGGATAAATCAAAAAGACAGTCATCAAGTTCTGGTGACTGTTATCGGAAACTATAACG TTAAACCACCCTTCAAAATAGCGTTCGATATCATTGTCAAAACTTGCATGGCAAATGATGCAAAACCATCCTTTGTGACTGCAAAACGATGCCGTATCCTTGGTTGGTACAATCTGGTCACCCCTCCGGTAAAAGAtagtttaaaaaaagaaaacaaccaTCAAGTAGTTAATGCCAGCTATTTTTCCGACTTAAACGTCGAGTACGCTTTAACTCCAGAAGAAGCTGAATTCAGATCACGTCATCATTTTTACTGGTCTGATTATCTTCGGCTTAGAAGAACTCGGAAAAGAgcgacaattttgaaaaatccggTAGTGGAGTATTTTGAACCGATAACCGATTGCAAGGATTTGATGTCTGCTAAATtaccgaaaataaaagagatctCCGCAGCGAAAACAATGTTGGGCAAAGCAGCTGCTCTCAAAGTAGTGAATAAGGCGAGGGATGAAATGCTTGTGCCACTATCGCCATTGCAAATTTACAATGTTAAGATAGCTCCAACTGTCCTTGCGTATGACTCGGTTAGAagttttgttgttatttttgttcaagAGCCTTATTGCCTTGAAATATCTGTTATAATTTTGATGCAGGTTGCACCTAAGAGTACGAACTACCGCACGTTACGTGTAGAGAATCTGAACGCTTTTCCAGTTATGCTACGTCTGATCAGCTTGGTATCAAAAGCGATTAGTTTTCCAAACGGATCCTTAATAATCCTCCAACCTGGTGAACAGACTACGAAGATAGTTGAATACCGAGCTCAAAGACTCGGCAAATTCAATACATATATCGATTACGTTATCAATGATAACCATTCCTTTGCAATGACAATCACAGCCAATGTAGTCGTCAAATCTTTGAATCTCAATGTCAAGCAAATAACTTTTGGCAAAGAGTATTTACCACGAGAAGCTTATCAGCCTTCTAGTTTGTTTGTTGAAATAAAGAACAAGTTGGATGCAAATACAAGTTTCTT GTGGGATTTGCGCTCAAATTGCAGCTTTTCGGTATATCCAATGTCTGGTGAGGTGAGGGGAAATCGCACTTTATTTGCAGAAGTAACTTATGATCCAGTTTCCTCAAAATCTAGTAATACGGAGGCTGTGATGACCAGTGAATCTGGTACATGGGTTAATCTGAAAATAGACGTCGTACCAAAAAAGCCAGACGTTGCATTTATCAATGAAACCATCAACTTGGATAGAATACCATTAAACATGGCTACAACTATCAACGGAGTTCTCCACAATGCCGAGTTTAGCGAGGTCACATTTCAAGTAGACCAATCCAAATTGGTTTGCGGATGCGAAGTATTTCCACAGCATGGTATCATCCCCCCGCGTGGCATCGTCATACTAGAA gtgAAGATGAGATTTGACGCATGCTTTAAGTTCTCCATAACAGTTGACGTTTTGGTACAGAAGTGCTTACAGCTGCAGATGAAGTTAATTGGCCAAGTATCATACCCAATGTTAAAGCTATCGCCGGAAACAATTAGTATGAAAAGAATTAGCGTCGATGCATTTGCTACACATTTGTTGACTGCTAGCAATGATGGAAAAACTATTCTCAAAGTGGAATTTCTTCTTGATGAATACCCTGGTTTTAACGCTTCTCTTTCTCCACACAGAGAAGATCCTGGTATAG ACTCTAAGGGACTAACCATAGCACCGGGTGCATCTGTATCAATTTATCTACACTTCATTCCAATTGATGTTGCCAGTTACGCCTTTTATCTGCCTATtgttataaatgaaataataggCCCAGCCGCCCTCGATGGTCTAAAGTCTATTAAACCATCCGATTTTTTGAAACCTCGTGAATCTTATTACGCTCATTTCCCTGGCATTGAAATCACTGAACTTccgcaaatttttccaactgtTTTTGTCGATTGTACGGTGTCTGGACATGTTATATCATTCAGTCAATATATATTCAGTTTTGACTTCGCATCAAACAAG GTCGAAGATAAATTGCAAATATTCAATGAAACTGTTCAAGAGGTTTCATTCATTATTCGTATCGATGATTTCACACAGCTGAAAAGTCCCTTCACGATCACATGGATCTCTGGCGTTAAGCCAACTTTTACATCAGTTTCAATCTTTTGCACACTTCAGCCTCAAGAGgagattatttttctacttgAATTCAAACCATTTGATTATGGAAAATTTAAGATCGAAGCTCCGATATTTGTCAGAGGAGAACTCCAAGGCGATATATTCAGTAGTCTTATTCTCAGTGGAAGAAAACTTGTGAGTTGCATCGTCTCTGATAAAAGAGAACTGTACTTTGCACCTGTACCACTCGGTGTTGAAactgaacaaaaattaatgatcAAAGTTTGTCGCTGTGAAAATAATCACGAGATAAAAGCTGTTGTAATAAAGcccaaaaaattgaacggtaCTTACTCGGATAATTGCATACTCGTGAAATTCCTCAAAGGAAACGTAATCACCGGTAATGAAAG CAATGAAGAACTCGAAGTCTATGTGACATTCCGAAGCGAATTTCCAGTCGCTTTCAGCACTGATATAGAGTTTCGTGTAGGCGATGTAGCTGCATGCTCTATACGTGTCTGTGTCATTGCAGATAATTGCATTTTAACAACTTATGGTTACTTGCGAGGCGGTATTGAGCACAATGGATTTACACGGCCAGCAGAGAGATATTCGTACCCATCGATATCGTCACGGGGTGAAAATAGCTCATCATTGACCAAACAAGAAATCGCTTTCGAGGAACAT ATTGACTCTGCTACGAAGAGGCTCAGTATTCAATCTGGTATAAGTGGAACAAgccaaaaatcatttaaaaacaCTGAAATAAGATCGGGACATAGTCAAAATGAtgagaatttggaaaataattatgaaggGGTCTCACTGAATTCAAAGATATTGAGCGCGCTGCCGCCAGTTTTTGATcattatataaaattatcgatGACTGGATACCCATACTTTCCTATTATTAAATCCGG tgaGACCGATAGTCACTCTCAACGAACTCTTACCGCTGCAGAGCAATGGATGTTTGCCAGTggatttaaatttaatttttatccaagTATCGTCGATGGCATTACCGGAGTGATGTCTGGTGTCTGTTCGATAACATCTACGTTTAGTGACAGGCGAAAAGCGCACACGGTCAACCAATCCTTCATTGATATATTAGTATCACTTGCTGGAACAGATGTGCTCAAATATATTGGAGATCC ttccGAAATACCTAAAAATCCTATGGACAGAGCAAGCTATACCCTTAAACTGTACGAAAATGCCCTGAAATTTTTAGAAGTTCAAGGGGCGTTCTTACCGCACGTAAATCCAGAGTTTCTTCTCAGTTAcaatgattatttattaaatGATCCACAAGGCAGATCTATA TTAGCAGATCAACTGGCATTGGAATCCGACACCATAGTATGGCCTGAAAAAATGCTGAGGGATCTTTTTCAAGCTCGCAGCAAACAGTACTGGCTTGACGTAGCTCTGCAAACATTTAAAACCTTAGTTCTTCAGCGAGTCagcctgaaaaatttgaaagaaataacaaaagtCCCTTGGAACCAACGAGATTCAAGCGAATCTGGTTTAGAATCGAGCACGCTTag TGTGCTTGAATATTTGGCATCAAAAGAAAGCGCTCAGGATGGGACAAGAGATAAAACCGAATATTCTACCGAAGAAACTCTACTATTGAACTGGCTGGATTACCACTTCGAGCGGCAACAATTTGAGGGGTGGATGATGGACGACAGAGTTAATCCAAACCCGCAAGCCCGCGGAGATGTAATCGAATCGAGAAAagtatcaaattttgaaagcgaTCTTGCCGATGGTTTAGTATTAATCGCCGTTACTGCTGCTCATTGTTCATACTTGATTCCTGATCACTTCAAAAATATCTACATCACTCCACGGAATGTGGAAGAG ATTCATCACAATGCTATATGCCTTACCGCTGCTTGGAGAAAAATTCGGCTCGGTTTTATGATAACACCTGCTCAAATTACTTCGCCGAATTGTGTTCAAATGGTGATGCTCGTCACTCACTTATTTCGTACACTTCCAACTTATTTACCAAGCGCAAAG gTTCAATTCTGTTGCCCTTTATCAGAAACTCTTACTCGCCAAATATCTTTCACCAATGCAACGGACTATACCGTCAGTTATCTTTTCGAATTCATTGGGaacgaaatgaatttatttaccgCAGTAACGTCTAAGCCAGTTATAACTCTCGATGCTCACGGAACCGGTAGCTTCAAGATTCAATTTTGCGCAAGAAAAATTGCGGATACTCAAG CTCACATTATTTTATGTGGATCATCAATCGCCCCAAATTTCGCGAGTAATCAGGTATTCATTTTGGAGGGTTGCACAAGTTACTTGGGcgtcataaataaatatgagtTTGAGAAAGTGTTGTATAAAGTCTGTGATGAAACTTTGAAGATTCCTGTACCATTCGAAGAATCAGCTGAATATGAAATTTCACTGAGCGAAGAACAGCCCACGACCCCTGGTTAA